The segment GTGAACACTGTTCGCAGGCCCCCGAGGGCCACCGACAGCTGGACCACCGATGCCTGGGCCTCCACAGCTAGTCCTGGAGCTGCAGTTGCTGCAGGGTCAGAGTTCATCTCCATTGGGCAGGGGAGGTCTTCCTCAGAGTACACCCCCCAGGAGTGTCCACCTAATACACAAAGAGTAGGGTGCTACATTAGCAGTGTGGTGGACTAACGACTGCTGCTAAATGGTTCAATTTAATATATGAGCAATAATTTCTGATGATGTGCCAAACTCACCTAAGGTTTTTAGCAGCAAGGTTGTATGCAGCAACATCACCAAGGGTGCCACATACTGCAGTGCGATTACACATAGGTAGTAGAAAACACGGGCCACCTTGGAAacaaaagaaaaaaagagaactTCCAGTCAAGAGGAACTCTTAAAACCCCATTTGTTTTATCATACTCTGCCCATCCGTCAAGGCCAAATGATTGGCCGACTCGAGGCGCCACTCACCATCTTCTGCAGGTCAACGGTGCTGATGCGTCCCGCCTCCTTCTTCATCTGCTCCACGCCCTTCTGGGCCAGGTTGAGGTAGGCCTGGAGGTGGTGCCTCATCATGGCCAGGCGCAGCACACACAGCAGCAGGATGGCCCACAACCGCAACGTGTCATAGGTCTCCTCAGTCATCCTGGTGAGGAGTCAGACACAgcaagtgtgtgagtgagagagtgtgagagagcgagagagtgtgagagagagagagtgagagagatgggtgAAGGAAAAATAAGCCAACGCACGTCGATAATGTGAGAAGATGAGGTTGTGTGTGAGGGTATGAAAGCCAGGAGTGACAGGGAGAGGTGGAAAGAGACGTTACAGAGACGTGAAACTTTGCGAAGGCTTAATCCTTTGACCATGCATGTGGTTGGGAAAATGTACCGACAAACAAAACAAGGTGAACTTACAAAGGCATACTCTCCTTCCCCAGGGCAGGATTCAGGAGGTAGTCCTTGGTTATAGGCTTCACCCACAGCAGTACCATAATAAGAGGGGAAAGGAAGTTGATATGAAGCAAGGTCCTGGAAGAGAAGAACAACATATATGGTCACACATTCTTGTCAGTAAAACGCTTTGCTTATCCAGGAGGAATGTGAATACTGTATGAGCACTATATGTTTATGGCATACTATCATCTACACTCATTGAGGACCGGCTAGTAGACCACATCACTTATTGGTTTATTCAGATCCCCATTAGGGGGGAAGCCCTTCGGCTTTTGCCGAAGCAGCaactattcttcctggggtccacaaaaaacaaTAATTTAAACTCACACCTACTTCAACCAGCCCATTTATGAATGGGACAACAGTAACTGCAGTGAGGGTGaggaagacaggagagaagagagggactcACTGTGTGACTTTGGCTGTGGTCAGGTTGAGGGCGTCCAGGTGCATTTGAGCCAATCGTAGGCCGGGGAAGGTGAGGAATGCACCAATCAGAGAGCAGAGCAAGGCCAGGATCAGCTTAAAGGTGAGTTTAGATATGGGACCCCTGGAGAAAAGAACAGACAGTTATACTGGGCTAAAGTGTACCTCACAGTCATACATGTgaaagcgcgcacacacacagtccatgAGTCAATTACATTCATGACCCATGCATACTGATAAATAAAAAAAAGCTCATACTTACTGGGACTCTAACCCCTGGTTTTCCAAAAACTGTGTGGCACTTTCAGAGAAATTTGCAAAACCTAGATTGAAATGAAAACACGATTCGATTCTCAAATTGGTCCTACAAAGTCCAGAAAAATTACAATTACAGTACattagacaaaacaaatggaatctATTCCTCTAGTAACGGATTTAATCTATTCCTCTAATGTAGTGTTCTTCCACCCTGGTCCTAGGGAAGCACAGGGTTTGCAGGCTTTTGTTCTATCTCATCACTAACACCCGCTAGTTAGATAGAACTTGATGTGTTAGTACTGGTCTGGAACAACAGCCTGTGGGCCCCACGGGTTGTACTCACTAGTAAGCAAACGGTACGAAAACGCTAGTTTTCGTTTTCCAttacaaaatgttttgctacgttTTGTACTAATGAATAGGGCCCAGGATGGAAGAGCACTGTGGGCTAGCCATACTGACAGATGGCTCATGGCCCACTCACCTGTCTCCAGGCCAAACTCCAGGTAGTTCTCAGTGACGATGAGGATGGCCATGGCTTTGACAAAGAAGAAGAAAGCGAAGGTGATGCAGAGCGAGCGCTCGCCACCTTCCTCCAGCTTGAAGTAGAAGGCCGTCAGGGAGAACAGGGTCTTACTGTGGGGCAGGGGAGTTAAGGGAAACGCCAGCAGAAACACACAACTCGTGAAATATAGCCTACTAATCATATTGCTGTGAGCCATGGCCGTGTAGAGACGTTTCTGGAGTAATGGTGGCGGCTCATTAACATAATGGACTCGAAGGATCAGAAGCACGCAACAGTACTGCGCAGTGACCCTGCAACAAGCATGCGCGCACACAGTCTagcttctctcactctcttaagCAGCGGCTGTCACACATTACCATGGGGCTCAATGGGCCGGGCTTCCTCAGAACTAGAATGGTGTTCCTAGCGGGCTAAGTAAGGACATGGCGTGCTTCTAGAGCTGCCTTGCATCTCCAAGGTGATGGAGCTCAGCCTTTATTCCACATAGCAATCTCTCAGGCCATTCTGAATGGGGAATCGTGGTAATGTAGGCAAGCCAATGGATTTTCCTTTTCCTGGGGGTCACAACCAGGATACTAAAGgctgcattaaaaaaaaaaaaaaggtatctgACAACTTAAGAGCTAGTTTCTCTCAAAGGAGCAATGAACCGCCATTATCAGAGCTCAGTGAGGTAGCTGCTAATGACGCCCTAAATACTACTTGGGAAGCAGTCACAGAACGCAAGTGGCAAATTTCGATGCAGCATTTCAGCGAGAGCAGCTTTAGCCCACTTCGTTATACCATCACTAATTGTCAGGATAAATCCAGGCTAACCAACAGGCCACTCGATGGGATGTCTACCTGTCGTGCATTCAACTTTATCAACGCTTACCGAAACCCCTTTCTGTTAGGTGGAAATCACAGAGCTTGGGAAGAATCAGATGTTCCAATACCTCATACTGTAACTTCACAAAAAATGTCATCTGCTAAATCCATTCCAATTTGGCAGTTTTAAGATTCCATTCCATGGCTGAGGCGTGTTAAGTCGAGGTAAACACAACAGGTGCCCGGCTGCAGCCTCTGGCTCTTAACTTCTCCAAGAGGGTCGCCCGAGACAGGAATATGAAATCAAGTGTGccattaacacacacaccatcaccatcTTCATCATCCACCTAGCCGTGCATCCCCTCCTCCACGTACCACCCCCTCCCAGTCACCTCTTTTCCCAAGCAAATCAGTCTGGTGGGCTGTGAAAATTGGGCCTCCAATCTTCCTCAGCAGGCATGCAGGAAATGGCATGCCTTCTGACCGCACTCAGCCAGGGAGCGTGGGAAAGATTGATCCCCGCGCACTGTGGCGGAGGATAATGCGTATGATTTGGTGACGCGTCGGCAGAAGAGAGTAGCAGGGAGGCATGTGGTGGCAGGCAGTGGCTGGAGCTGTGTCTGTCAGTTTACGGCTACTTACTGCCGTCTGCCTGCTAAAATGGAACCTGGGAATAATCAAGGCTCTCTCACATATTGTTTTTACACTCTCGTAGAAAAAGAGATGTTAACCGGCAACAGGTAGGGAACAAAAAGGTAGGATTCTCAGTATGTGCACATGAGTGATTAAATGCAAGAACTCTAATGACATTTTACTAGGCCTTTTATGTTATCGTTTTTTGTTTTGTGGACGAAATAGGGGCGAGGTACGTTGAGCAgtgtgtaaataaataaatagaacagcagaatatgtactaTCGTGCATGTAATGTTGTCACAAGGGAGGAAAATAGTGTTCACTGTTCGCAGTAACGTCTTTGTTATGTAATAGACGTTTTCACCATTAATGACTTGGCTTGTCAAACGTTGCCATTCGTTGAGGTTGGGGTTCCACTGAAACCCCCGACATCCTCTAGACCTGGATCGCTGTTCAGCAGAACATTGGGACAAATGGATGTTATATAGAAGGAATGATCGAAAGAGAGAAAAACGTATTGGACGATGTACGGACTGAAGGATACATGACAAAGGCGAGGACGAGCAGGCACCACACCACGCTGATGTTCATCTCCCCAGAGGGCTGGGCCACTGTGTAGTACAGCTCGGTGATCAGATACACCACTGTGGCTGCCACCGTGAAGTCCACCAGCCACTGGAACTCTGGGAAGTAGTGCAAAGCTGCAGGAAACGAgcaggaggatgaagaggaggatgactgaTTTATTAACTGTTCTGTTACTTGGTTGATTTATGACAGTATTTCTGGACTGTGATGATGTGCTCAGATACTGAATGACGAAGATTTGTTGAGGTTTAAGAGAGAAAACAAAACTGGTTATAAAGATATGAGGATAACTGAATGGTGTCAGTAGATATGGCCTCATACCTAACGTGTCCACTTCTGTGATGCACTTGGTCTCCAGCTGCAGGTCTATGTCCTTGGGAATGGTCAGAGGCTTGTTCTCTATGTGGCCATTGTTCCTCCTGGGACAAAAGACAGAGCGCCAAATCAATACTAGACAgatatgggggagagagagacagacatgtccTATGTTGCAGGCAGGTGTACTCCACATCATTTTTCTGGTCATTAGTCCACCTCTAAAACACGGGCACAGCAGAGAGTGCTAAATAAAAATCTACTGCTATCGTGTCAATTTACTGGCTGTCCTGACAGAAAAACACATCATATGCTGGACTATATCAAACTTAAATCTGTGTACTAGGTAATTTAGGCATCTGCGAGATTGCTAGTGTCATGGAGGTCACGAAAAACGTGACAAAATATTATGTGCGCACATTGATGCGACAGAAGGCCACGTCGTGTTTCTGAGCGGTCAGATAGTTAGCGACAaagacaagaagctgccatgagAGGAATCGTAGGTGGCTCATTTCAGCTCGTCGTATCTTTTTATTGATACAATGTCTAGTTGACTCATGTCAGGTCTACCCTAACATGGCAAAAATGtgcaagctagctaacaaacaaCTGTAACCATGTATTTGAGAGACaccaagtgctcattgtgcaaatgcatgttttcaataaacatttggagactgaatatagtttacatgttgtcaacaatccaAGCCAACCCAGTATGTTTTGGCCCATAGTTGCACAcgtgtcggttttgttgctaaacaaccaaccagtTTATTGTCAACCCAACCAAGGCGTACTGAGCACTGACGCTAGCTCTTTTGTAGTGCGGAGTAGGGCCCCATGTAATTCATAAGTCCAATATTTTGTTATAGAGCTACAGGGGGCAACATGCAGCACAGACTGCAGGAGCAGCACACGGCAGGGGCTGGGCCAGCTGTTCCTTGGACAAGCCAACCTTTCTATAGGGCCTCCGGGACACAGGGCAGTGTTTGTTCAGCCATGTGTGTGTGCTGGATTCAGAGGACAATACTATGGCAAGACACTGGGGCCAAACTTGAAATGTGTCCAAGGAATCTTTGGGGGACCTGACAGGAAAAAGTGCTCGTGGCTTCACAACAAAAGGAATCGAGATGTGTGGCACTAGCAGTCCGTTTTTGAAGCGTatcacggaacccaaaccggctgcgcgataaactcaatgtttatatcccaggacaaattagctagcaacagcaagccaGCTAAATAGGAGaaattagctagcaaatgcaagctaactagccaaattgccatacatgtttaatgcttttcgacctgtccccaattTAATGTCACTGGTcaaagtttgttttgatattttcacCTGCGTGCCgcgatcgcgtttggtgtagggcgacacaatacatttattcaggatagcgcacgcgcgcagccggtttgggttccgtgttagtaAACGTGGCGTCGAGCGCCAACCTGCATCACGGAGGCCTAGGAATTGGACTAGAACTACATAATGGCTCCAAGCAAGAATCTAGAAGATAAACTTCATAGGCTTCATTTTCAAATGTTTGAGAACATTTCACATTGCTAAACCTTGCTTTCTATTAGGCTAAAAG is part of the Salvelinus namaycush isolate Seneca chromosome 18, SaNama_1.0, whole genome shotgun sequence genome and harbors:
- the LOC120062671 gene encoding transmembrane protein 161B; translated protein: MGVIGVQLVVTMVMASVIQKIIPHYSFARWLLCSGSLRWYQHPTEDELRSLAGKQQKTKSKKDRRNNGHIENKPLTIPKDIDLQLETKCITEVDTLALHYFPEFQWLVDFTVAATVVYLITELYYTVAQPSGEMNISVVWCLLVLAFVIKTLFSLTAFYFKLEEGGERSLCITFAFFFFVKAMAILIVTENYLEFGLETGFANFSESATQFLENQGLESQGPISKLTFKLILALLCSLIGAFLTFPGLRLAQMHLDALNLTTAKVTQTLLHINFLSPLIMVLLWVKPITKDYLLNPALGKESMPLMTEETYDTLRLWAILLLCVLRLAMMRHHLQAYLNLAQKGVEQMKKEAGRISTVDLQKMVARVFYYLCVIALQYVAPLVMLLHTTLLLKTLGGHSWGVYSEEDLPCPMEMNSDPAATAAPGLAVEAQASVVQLSVALGGLRTVFTPLLFRGLLSFLTWWIAACLFSTSIFGLFYHQYLMAA